Genomic window (Sulfurovum sp. NBC37-1):
CAAAAATTGATTTGTGGAGGAATATAGAAACAAATAAAGCATTGATTAAAAGTTTAGAGTCAAAAACCTTATAAAATATATAATTTTATAAGGTTTTCTCTTTTCATTTCAGATGTTTAGAATGAAATTCTTAGTCAGAGATTATTAAAAAGATGTCATGACCGTAGGGAAACTACACTTGCAAATATAATTGTAATGCTTGAAAAGTATTACAATATGACATATTTTCAACTCCTTCCTCTTTTTCCCTCTATACTTCTAATATAAACTGGCAGGAGTACCCATGAATGAACTCACCATACCCATCCATCATAAAATATACACACTACGTGGAAAGCAGAGATCATGCTTGATAGTGATTTGGCAGAACTATATGAAGTGGAAACAAAAGTTTTTAACCAATCAGTAAAAAGAAACAGTGAACGTTTTCCTGAAGATTTTATGTTTCAATTGACTGAAAAAGAGTATGAAAACTTGAGGTCACAAATTGTGACCTCAAGTTTAGAACAGCATGGCGGTAGGCGATATCTACCTTACGTCTTTACCGAAAATGGTGTCTATATGCTTTCGGCTGTACTTAAAAGTCAAGTGGCTATTGAGGTGAGTATAGAGATTATGCGTACTTTTACGAAACTCAGAGAATTTACTTTGCACTACAATGCACTGGGTAAAAAACTTATAGAACTCGAACGTAAAAATGACAAGCAGTTCAAAGAGGTGTTTGCGATCTTGGATACGCTTGTAAGTGAGACTAAAAAAACGGATGAAAAAGTAATGGGATTTATAAGAGATGCGTGAACTCCCCAAAATTTTTGGTGATAAAAGTGAGGATCTGGCTACCCTGTTCCTGGAACAGGAAGGATTTATTGTCATCGAACGGAATTACTTCGCCAGAAAACTAGGGGAGATCGACATCATCGCCCAGAAAGATGAGGTACTGCATTTCATTGAAGTGAAGTCGGGAAAGGCGGACTTCGACCCTGTCTATAATGTGACGCCTGACAAGCTCAGAAAAGTAATCAATTCCGCACACTACTATATGAAAAGTAAAAAGATCGATGTTTCTTTTTCCGTAGATGCACTTATCATCCGGGGCGACGAGGTTGAATTCATTGAGAATGTTACGCTATAATCATTGCAAATAATAAATATTTAAAGAGTGAATGATGAGATTGACAGAAGAAGCACTTCAGAATTTTGAAGCGAATGGTTTTTTGCTATTGCCCCAATTTGCAGACCATGAGCTCTGTGATACGATCCGAGATATTGCCCTGGCACATCTGAAACATAAAGTACCACCTGTTGAAACTGAATTTGAGTACATTGCCAAATCGAAAGAAGAGAGAGAACGTATCTCGGATGCCCATTCTGAACAGGTCGAAAAACATATTACCGTACGCAGACTGCGTCAGGTGTATCATCGTGACATTGTTTTCAAGCAGTGGATGGAGAACGAAAAGATACGTCCAGTACTCAAGCAAATATTGGGAGAAGCCCCTGCGATCACTATCTCGCATCATAATTCCATTATGACAAAAATGCCACATACCTCTACTGAGACCTCCTGGCATCAAGATTTCCGTTACTGGCATTTTGAAACAGACAATCTGGTGAGTGTCTGGCTGGCACTAGATGAAGAGAATAGTGATAACGGGGTATTGGAATTCATCCCCGGAAGCCATAAAATGAATTTTATACCCTCGCAGTTTGATGAGAAAGAGTATTTCTCGGACAGCCATAAAGAGAATGAGGAGATCATTGCAAAAAAAGTGAGTTATCCTCTACAGAAAGGCGATGTGGTCCTTTTTCATTGCAAACTTCTGCACAGAGCCAACAGGAACAGTACGGATGAACCGAAGATATCATTCGTCTATACAGTCAAAGGGTGCAGTAACAAAGCGATTGAGGGAACGCGTTCTTCTGAGTTTAAAGAGGTACCATTGACATAAAAAGTGTTCCCTGAAGTAATTTAGGTAAAAAAGTTGACAAAATAATAAATATAAGCTATAACCCATTAATGAATTTAAGATATAATTTTCAAATCAAACCAAATAAAAGGATTTAATATGGCAAAATATGTAGAATTAACAAGCGAAAACTTTGACGCGACAGTAGCTGAAGGTGTAACAATGGTAGACTTCTGGGCTCCATGGTGCGGACCTTGTAGAATGATCGCTCCTGTTGTTGAGGAATTGGCAGAAGAGTACGAAGGCAAGGCGACTATCGCTAAAGTGAACACTGACGAGCAGCAGGAACTTGCTGTTAAATACGGTATCAGATCTATCCCTGCGATCCTTTTCTTCAAGAACGGTGAAGTCGCAGACCAAATGGTAGGTGCCGCTTCCAAAGATGCATTTGCAGAAAAAATAAACGCACTGCTGTAAGTAATATATCTTACGTCATTCTGAACTTGTTTCAGAATCCCCTAAAACTTCAAAATCATTTTGAAACCCAAAGAGATCCTGAATCGAGTTCAGGATGACGGGGATTTGAAATCTTTTAACAACCTCTTCTAAAAAATTATTAACCAAGTATTTAAAGTGTATAATTTCAGTAATTATTTGTTTAAAAATTTTAAGGATTTACCATGTTAGATTGTGCAATTATCGGTGGTGGGCCTGCTGGGCTTACGGCAGGACTCTATGCGACCAGAGGCGGGCTGAAGAATGTAACCATGTTCGAAATGGGAATGCCGGGCGGACAGATCACACAGAGTTCGGAGATAGAGAACTATCCGGGATTTTTTGAGCATGACAAAACAGGTATGGATTTCATGGATACCTGGCAGAAGCAGTGTTTTCACTTCGGTCTCAAGCAT
Coding sequences:
- a CDS encoding YraN family protein, which gives rise to MRELPKIFGDKSEDLATLFLEQEGFIVIERNYFARKLGEIDIIAQKDEVLHFIEVKSGKADFDPVYNVTPDKLRKVINSAHYYMKSKKIDVSFSVDALIIRGDEVEFIENVTL
- a CDS encoding phytanoyl-CoA dioxygenase family protein; this translates as MRLTEEALQNFEANGFLLLPQFADHELCDTIRDIALAHLKHKVPPVETEFEYIAKSKEERERISDAHSEQVEKHITVRRLRQVYHRDIVFKQWMENEKIRPVLKQILGEAPAITISHHNSIMTKMPHTSTETSWHQDFRYWHFETDNLVSVWLALDEENSDNGVLEFIPGSHKMNFIPSQFDEKEYFSDSHKENEEIIAKKVSYPLQKGDVVLFHCKLLHRANRNSTDEPKISFVYTVKGCSNKAIEGTRSSEFKEVPLT
- the trxA gene encoding thioredoxin; this encodes MAKYVELTSENFDATVAEGVTMVDFWAPWCGPCRMIAPVVEELAEEYEGKATIAKVNTDEQQELAVKYGIRSIPAILFFKNGEVADQMVGAASKDAFAEKINALL
- a CDS encoding ORF6N domain-containing protein; translated protein: MLDSDLAELYEVETKVFNQSVKRNSERFPEDFMFQLTEKEYENLRSQIVTSSLEQHGGRRYLPYVFTENGVYMLSAVLKSQVAIEVSIEIMRTFTKLREFTLHYNALGKKLIELERKNDKQFKEVFAILDTLVSETKKTDEKVMGFIRDA